TGATCAGGAACTGCGCCCCTGACGCGTCTCGTAACCTTGGAATTGCCTCGCCGCGTCGATACCTTTGTTGATGCAGGAAAATGCGCACCTTTATCCTTCTCACCGACGGCGAAATCTGCACGCCATGCACACATGACCCCCTGTTCCGCGTAATCCTGACTGGCCTCGATGAAAAAAACCCCGCTCTTCATCATCTTCATCATCGTGTTCGTCGACCTGCTCGGATTCGGCATCGTCATCCCCATCCTCCCGCTGTACGCACAAAGAGGATTCGGCGCATCCGATTTTACGGTCGGTCTGCTGGTGGCGTCATTTTCCCTCATGCAGTTGCTTTTTACGCCCCTGTGGGGCCGCTGGTCCGATCGTATCGGACGACGGCCGGTGCTGGCCGTCGGTCTCGTGTTTACGGTGATCGGGTATGTGCTCTTCGGTCTGGCCGGATCACTGTTCATGCTCTTCGCTTCGCGTATGCTGGCCGGCATCGGCGGCTCCAACATCAGCGCCGCGCAGGCGTACATCGCCGATGTGACCCCCGTGCATGAACGCGCGAAAGGGATGGGACTGATCGGCGCCGCCTTCGGGCTGGGATTTGTGTTCGGACCCGTCATCGGCGGCCTGTTGAGCGTGTACGGGTACGAGATTCCCGGACTTGCCGCGGCGGGGCTGTCGTTCATCGCGCTGCTTCTCACGCTCACCATACTTCCGGAGCCGACGGTACACAGCGCCGACACAACCCGCGTCTCCATGGCGTTCAACGTGCAGGCACTCCGGGAGGCCGTCTCGCGGCCGAAGGTGGGCGTGCTCCTGCTGCTGTTCTTTCTCGTCACGTTCGGCTACGCAAACATCTACGCGACCTTCCCCATCCTGACCACGCGCGAATTCGGATATTCGGATCATGAGGTAGGATATCTCTTCGGGTACCTGGGCATTGTGGGCGCGATCACGCAGGGCGGACTGATCCGCATCCTCACACGCCGGGTCGGGGAGCGCACGCTCTTTTTCATCGGCGCCGCGCTCACCGCGGTCGGTCTCTCGCTGATCCCCTTCCGCATGGGCACCTGGTACCTCCACGCGGTGCTGACCGTGCTGGCATTCGGATCCGGACTTGTCACACCCATGGTACTCGGCCTGCTCTCGAAATACGCCGACCCTCATGAACAGGGCAGCATCCTCGGTATCAACCAGTCGCTCGGCGCGCTGGGGCGTGCCGTCGGTCCTGTTTTCGGAAGCTTCATGTTTCAGGCCGCAGGCCATCAGTATCCTTTTTTCACAGGAGGAGCGGTGATGCTCGTCGTCCTCCTCATTGCATGGCGCACGCTCTGAACCGGCAGGCGCACGACCGAGAGGCACCCGTATGACGATGACACAACGCACCTTGTACAAGACCATCGAGAAGATCGGTCTTATCGACTACGCCTCGGAAGAGGAGATGCTGATCGCGATCCTCCGCGAGTTTGTGTCGAACGACCGGATCAACATCATCGGCGGCCGCATCTGGCAACTGCGGCAGGAGACGCGCACCTACCGGCTCGTATATGAGCAGGGCACCATCGAGGAAGTCGGCGTGGGTTTCGAGATCGCGCTGAAAGACTACGAGGTGTTCGACCAGGTGGCGCGCAGCCGCACAGTTCTCGCCGACGAAACCAACCGCACGCTGAGGAAAAAAGGCATCAAGCGCTATTCCGCCACCGGCATGGGAGGCACCGTGCGCATCGGCAGAACCGCCTATTATGAATACCTGATGGCCTTCAACACGGTAGTGAGCGACGAGGAACTGCGCTATACGATGAACATCGTGGCGCAGGCGGTCACGCAGCTCCTCGAACGCCGTCGCAGCGAGGCGGAAAAACGTATTCTGGAGAACGAACTCGAACACGCCGCCGAACTGCAGCGCCAGATCCTTCCGGCGCACGAATACCAGTTCGGCCGCTACGAGCTGTACGGCATCAGTATGCCTGAACGCACGGTCGGCGGCGACTTCTTCAACTACTACACCACGCCGGGCGACTCCGACCGCCTCGGCGTCGCGGTGGGTGACGCGGCAAGCAAGGGCTTTCCCGCGGCCGTCCAAGCCCTGTTTGTCTCGGGCGCGTTGATGATGAGCGTCGAGTATGAGTCGAAAATCTCGTCCGCCATCAGGCGTATCAACACCATCAACCGCAAAATTTTCCCCGACGACCGCCTGCTGTCCCTGTTCTACTGCGAATTATTCGACGTCAAGGACGGACTGCTCCTCTATGCAAACGCGGGGCATCCGGCGCCCATTCACTACCACGCGGCCACACGTTCGTGCAGCTCGTTGACGGTCACGGGTCCCATCATCGGCCTGCTTCCCGACGCGACGTTCACGGTGGCCGGCATCAACCTCGCTAAAAACGACATCCTGCTCCTGTATACCGACGGCATCACGGAAGCCAACAATGGCAGCGAGGAATACGGCGAACAGCGTCTCGCCGACATGCTCGCGGCGCGTGCGGACAAACCCGCAAAAACGATCTGCGCCGAGATTGTGCAGGACGCGCAGATTTTCGGCACACACGGCGTCTACGCCGACGACAAAACAGTTGTGGTAATTAAACGTCTACGGTGAAGCCATGGCATCACAACATTCCTTCGACATCGTTTCCCGCATCGACATGCAGGAAGTGGACAACGCGTTTCATCAGACCCAGAAGGAGATGCTCACGCGGTACGACTTCAAGGGATCGAAGAGCCGCATCGAGCTGAATCAGAAGGACCGCCAGATCGTGATCCTGGCCGACGACGACTTCAAACGCAAGGCGATTCTCGACATGCTGCAGAACAAGCTGATCAAGCGCGGCATTCCGGTCAAGGCCCTGCAGTACGGGAAGATCGACGACGCGTCCGGAGGCATGCAGCGCCAAATCGTGACACTGCAAGCGGGCATCGACAAGGACAATGCGCGCGAACTCGTCCGCATGATCAAGGATACCAAGCTGAAGGTGCAGGCAGCGATACAAGAGGACCAGGTGCGCGTCACCGGCGCGAAGATCGACGACCTCCAGACCGTGATCCAGCATGTACGCGAAGCGGACCTTCCCTACGACACGCAGTTCGTGAACTTCCGCTAGGAAGCCCGCAGTGATTCCGCTTCGAATCTTCCGCAGGAACAACCGCGCACGCGGCATGATGATCCACATCCTGTTTGCCGTCGCGCTCATCGTGCCCTTGTGCTCGGCGGTGCCGCAACCCCTGCGTACCATCACAGTGCAGCAGGGCGGCACGAGTCATTCAATCCAATCCTTTGCCGACCGCAGTGTGATATATGCCTCCGCCGATGAACTTGCAGCGGCGGGATCGTTTCGTCTCTTCTCGGATGCGTCCATGAAACGCATCGAGCTGCTCGTAGGCACCCGGAGGTTGAAGCTTTCGGCCGAGAATCCCTTCGTTCCGGTGATCGATCACGCGTCGAATGTTATTCAGCGTGTGGAACAACTGCCTCTGCCCGTCCGTGTGAAGGACTCCCGCTTCTTTGTGCCGCTCGACGCCTTCCTCGCGCTTGTCAACAGGTACACGGAGCCGCCCCTTGTGCTTTCGACCCCGCAGCAGGCCGGCGGCACGCGTGAGGCACGCACTCCCACACCGGATGAACCCCGCGTCAGTGACCGCGGCAGCGAACGTCTCGCTCCGCACGTGATCGCCGAGGAAAGCGCGGCACATTTCGATATACCGCGCGCGACGGTCGACGTCCGTAAAAACGGCACGGTGCTGCGCATCCATGCAAAGAAGGTGTTGGAAAAGCCCGTGACTGAAGACGGTGACGGCGGCGTGTTTGTGCTCACTATTCCGCATGCCACTGTGGATGAAAACGAATTTCGTCAGACGCCGTTGGTCGGAAATGATGTACGATCGATTTCGGCGGTGCAGCTCGGTGATCAGGCCCGCATCGAAATTTCGCTTGGACCAGGCATCGAGGCGCGTTCCATCCTGAAGGACGCCGGCAGCGATGATCTGCTCCTTACCCTGTACCGGACCGCTGAAGTCGGCCGCATACTCTCGGATGAGGAGCAGGATAAAAAGCCGCGCAAGGAACGGACAAAAAGCAAGTGGGCGCTCGATTGCATCGTCATCGACGCCGGACACGGCGGCCGCGATCCGGGCGCCATCGGTGTGTCGGGCATCAAGGAGAAAAACATCACCCTCGGCATCGCATTAAAACTCGGCGCGCTTATCGAACAGAATCTGAAAGGAGTCCGCGTCGTGTTCACACGCGACGACGACAGGTTCATCGAACTCGACCGCCGCGGAAAAATCGCCAACGAGGCCGAAGGCAAACTGTTCATTTCGATCCACTGCAACTCTACCGAGAAAAAACCTTCGACGGCCTCCGGCACGGAAATCTACCTGCTGCGGCCCGGCCGGACCGAAGAGGCGATTCGTGTCGCAGAATTTGAAAACTCCGTGATACGACTCGAAAAAGATTACGAGAAGCGCTACCAAAAACTCACAAACGAAAACTTCATCATCATCACCATGGCGCAAAGCGCCTATGTGAAATACAGCGAACGCTTCGCGGATCTTTTCCACGAAGAGGTTCGCGCAGGGAAAAAGCTCAAGAGTCTGGGCGTCAAACAGGCGGGATTTTACGTGCTTGTCGGCGCCTCGATGCCCAGCGTGCTTGTGGAGGCCGGCTTCCTCTCGAATCCGAAGGACGAGGCCTTCCTCTCGTCACAGGCCGGACAGTCGCATCTCGCCATGGTGATGCTGCGCGCCATCGAACAGTTCGCAACCGAGTACGAGAAGAGTCTCAAGGAGTGACCGCACCCGCGGACATTTGTTTGTGACACCGAAAAACCGTGTCTTGCGTACACGACATCGAAGGAGGTCTTATGGCCGACGAAACACGCGAATCCGAATACCAATGCGCGGACTGCGGAAATCCCGTGATGCAGGAAGACGAATTCTGTCCGCATTGCGGATCCCTGTTTGTTGACGGCGTTATGTGCAGACGGCATCCGGAACAGGCGGCGAGGGGCGTTTGCATCGTCTGCTGCACCCCGTTCTGCGGCGATTGCGGCAAGACCAGTTCAAACATGTTCCTCTGCGAGGAACACCAGAAATATGAGATCTACGAAGGAATGGCCCGCGTGTACGGCACCAACGATGAAGCGGGGGCGCATTATATCGTCGAATGCCTCAAGCAGCAGGATATCCCTGCAGTTGCCTTTTCCCGTGTATCCAGCACTCTCACGTTTGGCGGACCAGATTACACGATGTTCAATGCGGTGGGCGACTACATGGGTCGTATCATCAACGAGTTCAAAGTGATGGTGCCGTGCCAGCTCGTCGAGAAAGCCGAAAGCCTGCTCGAGGAAATACTCACACACCCCGCGGCTGGCGTGGGATCGAGTATCGGGGACAGCACGGAATCCCGTGAACACGACCACACCGGCGGTGAGAATCCCGCCGACGTTGCTCCGCCGCGATGAAAACGCACGGCGTGTAGTCCTGTTGCGAACGCTGCACCCGCCTCGTGTATTTCCCTTGTGCGGGGCGGAACAGTACGATACATTGTGGCGAGGTCAGCCATGAAAACGAAGACATTCCGCTGCGCCTGGTGTTTCGAGATCAACGAGATCCTTGTCGACATCAGCGAAGGCATGGACCAGGTCTTTGTGGAAGACTGTCAGGTGTGCTGCCGTCCCAACACGATCCATGTGACAATCGACGACGAGTCACTTGAGATAACGGTCTCCGCTGAAGCCGAGGGCTGAGTTTTCGCCCGCTCCTACTCGAGCATTGCCAGTTCCACCGAAACGCAGCGATCCATCACCACGTCGAGTCCGGCCGCAAGCGCGCGCTGCGCGGACGCCGGGTCGATGACGCCCACCTGCATCCAGACGGCTTTCGCTCCGATCGCAATCGCGTCATCCACGATGGGCGCGACATATTCGGAGCGACGGAAGATATTCACCACATCCACCGGAACCGGAATGGCGCGCAGATCGGGGTAACACGCGCGTCCATGCCACAGAGCGATGGACGGATTTACCGGAATGACGGTGTACCCGGCCTCCAGCAGATCCATCGCGATGCGGTGGCTGGTCCGGAAGGGATTGTCGGAGAGGCCTACTACTGCGAAGACGCGATGCGTCTTCAGGATTGCGTCGATGCGTGTATTCATACGGATACGATGCGTGGGCAGCACAAACGGATGCAGTGCCATGCGCCCACGCGAATTCTGTGATATTGTGTTGTGTCAGTTCTCGACGCTCAATTCATCAACGTACATCAGTTCGCAGGCGCCGTTCCCCGTATCGTCTCGTCGCAGGGATGTGCCCCAGCGGAATCCTCCCGGTCCGCTCACGCGTACCAGCATGCCGCTCATATGCACAATGCTTCCGCGCATCACCGCATCGAGTCCCTCTCGAA
This is a stretch of genomic DNA from Ignavibacteriota bacterium. It encodes these proteins:
- a CDS encoding MFS transporter, with translation MKKTPLFIIFIIVFVDLLGFGIVIPILPLYAQRGFGASDFTVGLLVASFSLMQLLFTPLWGRWSDRIGRRPVLAVGLVFTVIGYVLFGLAGSLFMLFASRMLAGIGGSNISAAQAYIADVTPVHERAKGMGLIGAAFGLGFVFGPVIGGLLSVYGYEIPGLAAAGLSFIALLLTLTILPEPTVHSADTTRVSMAFNVQALREAVSRPKVGVLLLLFFLVTFGYANIYATFPILTTREFGYSDHEVGYLFGYLGIVGAITQGGLIRILTRRVGERTLFFIGAALTAVGLSLIPFRMGTWYLHAVLTVLAFGSGLVTPMVLGLLSKYADPHEQGSILGINQSLGALGRAVGPVFGSFMFQAAGHQYPFFTGGAVMLVVLLIAWRTL
- a CDS encoding PP2C family protein-serine/threonine phosphatase, whose protein sequence is MTMTQRTLYKTIEKIGLIDYASEEEMLIAILREFVSNDRINIIGGRIWQLRQETRTYRLVYEQGTIEEVGVGFEIALKDYEVFDQVARSRTVLADETNRTLRKKGIKRYSATGMGGTVRIGRTAYYEYLMAFNTVVSDEELRYTMNIVAQAVTQLLERRRSEAEKRILENELEHAAELQRQILPAHEYQFGRYELYGISMPERTVGGDFFNYYTTPGDSDRLGVAVGDAASKGFPAAVQALFVSGALMMSVEYESKISSAIRRINTINRKIFPDDRLLSLFYCELFDVKDGLLLYANAGHPAPIHYHAATRSCSSLTVTGPIIGLLPDATFTVAGINLAKNDILLLYTDGITEANNGSEEYGEQRLADMLAARADKPAKTICAEIVQDAQIFGTHGVYADDKTVVVIKRLR
- a CDS encoding YajQ family cyclic di-GMP-binding protein, with amino-acid sequence MASQHSFDIVSRIDMQEVDNAFHQTQKEMLTRYDFKGSKSRIELNQKDRQIVILADDDFKRKAILDMLQNKLIKRGIPVKALQYGKIDDASGGMQRQIVTLQAGIDKDNARELVRMIKDTKLKVQAAIQEDQVRVTGAKIDDLQTVIQHVREADLPYDTQFVNFR
- a CDS encoding N-acetylmuramoyl-L-alanine amidase gives rise to the protein MIPLRIFRRNNRARGMMIHILFAVALIVPLCSAVPQPLRTITVQQGGTSHSIQSFADRSVIYASADELAAAGSFRLFSDASMKRIELLVGTRRLKLSAENPFVPVIDHASNVIQRVEQLPLPVRVKDSRFFVPLDAFLALVNRYTEPPLVLSTPQQAGGTREARTPTPDEPRVSDRGSERLAPHVIAEESAAHFDIPRATVDVRKNGTVLRIHAKKVLEKPVTEDGDGGVFVLTIPHATVDENEFRQTPLVGNDVRSISAVQLGDQARIEISLGPGIEARSILKDAGSDDLLLTLYRTAEVGRILSDEEQDKKPRKERTKSKWALDCIVIDAGHGGRDPGAIGVSGIKEKNITLGIALKLGALIEQNLKGVRVVFTRDDDRFIELDRRGKIANEAEGKLFISIHCNSTEKKPSTASGTEIYLLRPGRTEEAIRVAEFENSVIRLEKDYEKRYQKLTNENFIIITMAQSAYVKYSERFADLFHEEVRAGKKLKSLGVKQAGFYVLVGASMPSVLVEAGFLSNPKDEAFLSSQAGQSHLAMVMLRAIEQFATEYEKSLKE
- a CDS encoding DUF2007 domain-containing protein, whose amino-acid sequence is MADETRESEYQCADCGNPVMQEDEFCPHCGSLFVDGVMCRRHPEQAARGVCIVCCTPFCGDCGKTSSNMFLCEEHQKYEIYEGMARVYGTNDEAGAHYIVECLKQQDIPAVAFSRVSSTLTFGGPDYTMFNAVGDYMGRIINEFKVMVPCQLVEKAESLLEEILTHPAAGVGSSIGDSTESREHDHTGGENPADVAPPR
- a CDS encoding CPXCG motif-containing cysteine-rich protein, with amino-acid sequence MKTKTFRCAWCFEINEILVDISEGMDQVFVEDCQVCCRPNTIHVTIDDESLEITVSAEAEG
- a CDS encoding CoA-binding protein, which gives rise to MNTRIDAILKTHRVFAVVGLSDNPFRTSHRIAMDLLEAGYTVIPVNPSIALWHGRACYPDLRAIPVPVDVVNIFRRSEYVAPIVDDAIAIGAKAVWMQVGVIDPASAQRALAAGLDVVMDRCVSVELAMLE